The genomic region TGCTGCTGGTTAGTTGAAACTTATCAGGAATTGTATATTAACGTTGTTCCATTTTCTTCAATTCTGTCATAAACGATTCGAATGTAGGGATATCCATTTGCTGCTGAGAATCAGATAATGCCACAGCTGGATCAGGATGAACCTCGGCCATAACTCCATCTGCTCCAATGGCGACAGCTGCCTTAGCCGCTGGCAGAAGCAAATCACGACGACCTGTTGAATGAGTGACATCCACAAATACAGGTAAGTGGGTTTCTTTTTTCAGAATAGGGACGGCTGAGATGTCCAGCGTATTACGTGTAGCCTTTTCATAGGTTCGAATTCCGCGTTCACAAAGGATAATATTTTCATTGCCCTGGGAGATAATATATTCCGCCGCATTAATAAACTCAGAAATTTGGGCAGCTAAACCTCTTTTTAGTAATACAGGTTTATTTACAGACCCTGCTGCTTTTAACAGCTCAAAATTTTGCATGTTTCTTGCCCCAAGCTGGATAACGTCAACGTAATCACAGGCCGTTTCTATATCGGCAGGATTCACAATTTCACTGACTACGGCTAAGTCATATTCATCGGCAACCTGCTTCAGAATCTTTAATCCTTCAATCCCTAAACCCTGGAAATCGTAAGGAGAGGTTCTTGGTTTAAACGCTCCCCCTCTCAGTAATGACAGACCCTGCTTTTTGACAGCTTCCGCGACTTCTGCTACCTGTTCGTAGCTTTCAACCGAACATGGACCCATAATATATTGTAATTCACCGTTACCAACGGGTTGACCCTTGATGTTGATAATGGTGTCCTCCGGTTTTTTCTTCCTGGAAACCAGGAGTGCCTTACTATGGTCATCTTCCTGGAGTTCAAGAGCCATTTTAAAAATTTCCTTAAATAAATGCTCAACTGTTGAATATTCAAAAGGACCATCATGTTCCTGTAAAATATGGTTAAGCATTTCCCGTTCACGTACTGGGTCAAATCGATTCATTCCGTGTTTTTCCTTAACTTCACCAATTTGCTGAACAAGCTCTCCCCGCTTGTTGATGAGTGACAAGAGATCCAGATTCACCTTATCCAATTCGTTTCTTAATTGGTCCAACTGTTCATTACTCATAATTAATCCCCCATTCTTTACTTTAAATACGCAAGTTCGGTGGTTTTTTGTTAAAATAGAATATAAATAATTAGGCATTATTATAACGAATGTTTTTGAGATTGTCATCACCGTTTTTTGAATTTTTTATAATTAATTTGCATTTTTATACATATTTGCTTCCAGGGAGTAAGGAAAGGAACGGTTATTATGGGAGAGAAAATTTTTGCATTTGATATCGGGACACGTTCTGTGGTCGGGATGATTCTGGAGAAGGAAGAGAACAATTTTGAAGTGATTGATATTGTAACGGAAGAGCATCAGAAAAGATCGATGCTGGATGGGCAAATCCATGATATTGTTGCTGTCTCCAACGTCATCAACAGTGTGAAGGAAAAACTGGAAGAGAAGCACGGAATCATTAAAAAGGTCTGCGTGGCAGCTGCAGGAAGAGCATTAAAAACACAGCAGACAGAGATTGAAACAGATTTGCGTCAGAACCCCATCCTGACGAAAAATGACGTTTCCCGTCTTGAATTAAGCGCCGTTCAGCAGGCGCAGTATGAATTATCAGAACAGGGAGAAGAAACCACCCATTATTACTGTGTGGGATATTCCGTTCTTTATTACCAATTGGATGGGGATGAAATCGGATCCTTGATTGATCAGCAGGGAGCCACAGCCAAGGTTAAAATCATTGCGACTTTTCTCCCGGAAGTAGTCGTCGAATCTTTAATTTCTGCCCTTCAACGAGCGAACTTGGAAATGGATGCATTAACACTTGAACCCATTGCAGCCATCAATGTTTTAATCCCTCCTTCTATGAGACGATTAAATGTTGCTCTCGTTGATGTGGGTGCTGGAACAAGTGATATTGCCATTACCAATCATGGGACAGTTACTGGTTATGGCATGGTTCCTATTGCCGGAGACGAGATTACCGATGCGATCAGCCAGGCCTATTTACTTGATTTTCCACAGGCGGAGGACGTGAAACGTGAATTAACAGAACATCAAAAAGCAGTAGCAGAAGATATTTTAGGAATGGAGACAGAAATTCATCATAAGGACCTGGTCGAGCAGATTTCAGATACCATCAATCATTTGGCTAAGTCCATTTGTGAGGAAATTTTCACACTGAACCATAAATCACCACAGGCTGTTATGCTCGTAGGGGGAGGAAGTCTGACCCCTGAACTGACATCACGAATTGCTCATCATCTGAAGCTTCCGGAAAACCGTGTAGCCGTGAGAGGGACAGAAGCCATACAGAGTCTAAGAAAAGAACGTAATCTCATTAAAGGTCCCTCCTTTGTTACGCCAATTGGTATTGCCATTGCAGCCAGGCAATCTCCTATACAGTATGTTAGCGTTAAAGTGAATGAACGAAATGTTCGTCTGTTTGATCTTAAAGAACTGACTGTGGGAGACTGTCTGCTGGCTGCCGGGATCAGAGTGAATAAAATTCATGGAAAACCCGGGATGGCACTTATGGTAAAAGTGAATGGTCGACAGCTTTCCATTCCTGGAACTCTTGGAGAACCGCCTTTGATTAAACGGAATCATGAACATGTGGATGTAAACAGTCCGATTAAACATGGGGATGAACTCACAGTTGAAGCTGGAAACGACGGTAAATCACCGGAAATAAGCATTAAGGAGTTAACAGAAGGATACAGCACCCAAAACATTTCCTTTCAGAATCAGCCTTATAAAATCCATCCGGAGATGATCCTGAATGGTAAGAAAGCAGACCCTGACTATATCGTTAACGATGGGGATATTATTGATATTCAGAGGATTGAGACGCTGGGGGAATTTCTGAAGAGCATTCATCAAATGGAATATACAGATAAAAATACTCCTTTTACCGTTTATATCAATGGTCAATTACATATAACGGATGAACAGGTTTGCACTTTATTTATTAACGGTCAAAAGGCAAATCCGACTTCTACGCTCCATGATGGAGATGATGTTTCCATTGAGTTAACTGAGGAACTCCCGTTAAAAGAGCTTTTAAGGAAATTAGATTTGACGATGCACGAAGAAATCCCGATTATTTTTGATTCAAAACCCATTCTTTTACAAAAAAAGAAACGGGAATTTTTCAAAGATGCTGAAAAACTGCAGGATAGTAGTATGGTAACAGCTGGTGACCATTTAACAATGAAGGAATTTACACCTGAACCTTTTATTTTTCAGGATATTTTCCGTTATATCGACATTGATGTCACAAATGTAAAGGGAAAACAATTCAAGCTGTACATTAACGATCAGGAAGCAAGCTTCACCGATCAGCTTTCCCCCCATGATGAGGTTCGAATTCAATGGATTGAAAGTTATACAAAAAGATAAAGAGCCAAATTATGAATTTGGCTCTTTTTTATTGGCATATTTCGTTTCCGCTTCCGTCAGGGCTTCTCTCGTAACATCCCAGTGAGATGCATCCCAGACCACCTGGCTTTGATTGAAAAGCAGTGCCTGTGGAGATTCATGCTTTATTCCGTAAGAATCTGCAATTTCATTTGATAGGGGCCTTGCTTCCTGAACATGTAATATATATAAAGGAAGTTCAGTCGTCTCGGAAAATGTTTCAAATTGCTGTTTAGCCTCAGCACTGATAGGGCACGTAAGGCTATGTTTAAGAAGGAAAAAACGGTCCTGTTTTTGCAGAATCTCTTGAAAGTCCCTGTTATCCTCCAGTATTTCCATACCATCTGCCCTCCCTTTCTATTCTTTAGTATCCTCTTCGATAGCGTCGGCCGCTTCTTCTATTGTATCGGCGAGAGTTTCATCTGCATTTTTCTGACTCCGGAAATCCGTTACCTTATCCTGAATTTGATCTTTTGTGTTTCGGACACGGTCGGTTAAATCTTTTGTTCGATCCGTCAGTGTTGTGGAGAATTCACCTGACTTTTCCTGTGCCAGCTGGCGCCACTCAGAGCTTTTTTCATAAGCGGC from Virgibacillus sp. MSP4-1 harbors:
- a CDS encoding YtxH domain-containing protein: MSNQEENQNINSKDFLLGTLIGGIVGASVALLYAPKPGKELRQDLNEGASMVRERAGEWKDAAYEKSSEWRQLAQEKSGEFSTTLTDRTKDLTDRVRNTKDQIQDKVTDFRSQKNADETLADTIEEAADAIEEDTKE
- a CDS encoding bifunctional 3-deoxy-7-phosphoheptulonate synthase/chorismate mutase, with the protein product MSNEQLDQLRNELDKVNLDLLSLINKRGELVQQIGEVKEKHGMNRFDPVREREMLNHILQEHDGPFEYSTVEHLFKEIFKMALELQEDDHSKALLVSRKKKPEDTIINIKGQPVGNGELQYIMGPCSVESYEQVAEVAEAVKKQGLSLLRGGAFKPRTSPYDFQGLGIEGLKILKQVADEYDLAVVSEIVNPADIETACDYVDVIQLGARNMQNFELLKAAGSVNKPVLLKRGLAAQISEFINAAEYIISQGNENIILCERGIRTYEKATRNTLDISAVPILKKETHLPVFVDVTHSTGRRDLLLPAAKAAVAIGADGVMAEVHPDPAVALSDSQQQMDIPTFESFMTELKKMEQR
- the ytxJ gene encoding bacillithiol system redox-active protein YtxJ encodes the protein MEILEDNRDFQEILQKQDRFFLLKHSLTCPISAEAKQQFETFSETTELPLYILHVQEARPLSNEIADSYGIKHESPQALLFNQSQVVWDASHWDVTREALTEAETKYANKKEPNS
- a CDS encoding cell division protein FtsA, which translates into the protein MGEKIFAFDIGTRSVVGMILEKEENNFEVIDIVTEEHQKRSMLDGQIHDIVAVSNVINSVKEKLEEKHGIIKKVCVAAAGRALKTQQTEIETDLRQNPILTKNDVSRLELSAVQQAQYELSEQGEETTHYYCVGYSVLYYQLDGDEIGSLIDQQGATAKVKIIATFLPEVVVESLISALQRANLEMDALTLEPIAAINVLIPPSMRRLNVALVDVGAGTSDIAITNHGTVTGYGMVPIAGDEITDAISQAYLLDFPQAEDVKRELTEHQKAVAEDILGMETEIHHKDLVEQISDTINHLAKSICEEIFTLNHKSPQAVMLVGGGSLTPELTSRIAHHLKLPENRVAVRGTEAIQSLRKERNLIKGPSFVTPIGIAIAARQSPIQYVSVKVNERNVRLFDLKELTVGDCLLAAGIRVNKIHGKPGMALMVKVNGRQLSIPGTLGEPPLIKRNHEHVDVNSPIKHGDELTVEAGNDGKSPEISIKELTEGYSTQNISFQNQPYKIHPEMILNGKKADPDYIVNDGDIIDIQRIETLGEFLKSIHQMEYTDKNTPFTVYINGQLHITDEQVCTLFINGQKANPTSTLHDGDDVSIELTEELPLKELLRKLDLTMHEEIPIIFDSKPILLQKKKREFFKDAEKLQDSSMVTAGDHLTMKEFTPEPFIFQDIFRYIDIDVTNVKGKQFKLYINDQEASFTDQLSPHDEVRIQWIESYTKR